The following coding sequences are from one Diospyros lotus cultivar Yz01 chromosome 7, ASM1463336v1, whole genome shotgun sequence window:
- the LOC127806103 gene encoding FCS-Like Zinc finger 14-like, whose translation MADLKGNKNRLAINLSLFTATDHNGWAKSTAKSPRSFQPNADGVVGLGIVAAMNHADQTKSGRAAILAVSPRSTTTPIPIAAGGAKFGGGPNLEAVLSEGYTCVISHVGENLIRKREYFDGVFANESQVSSGPVAGVQGHGSEEAATVFPTAEFLSSCNLCKKRLHGLDIFMYRGEKAFCSAECRCKQISMDERKERCGSGGMKQLECSVSPCSSPMQFFAGLAAA comes from the exons ATGGCGGATTTGAAGGGGAACAAGAACAGACTGGCCATCAACCTTTCCCTCTTCACCGCCACCGATCACAACGGCTGGGCGAAATCAACGGCCAAGTCGCCGAGGAGCTTCCAACCGAACGCCGATGGCGTCGTTGGGCTCGGAATTGTGGCCGCCATGAACCACGCGGATCAAACCAAATCGGGCCGAGCCGCTATTTTGGCCGTCTCGCCCAGATCAACCACCACGCCGATCCCTATCGCCGCCGGCGGTGCTAAGTTTGGCGGCGGGCCCAATCTGGAGGCGGTGCTGTCGGAGGGTTATACTTGCGTGATTTCACACGTCGGTGAGAATTTGATCAGGAAACGCGAGTATTTTGATGGTGTTTTTGCCAATGAGTCCCAGGTCAGTTCCGGACCGGTCGCCGGAGTTCAGGGTCACGGCAGCGAGGAAGCCGCGACGGTGTTTCCGACGGCGGAGTTTCTGAGTTCTTGCAATCTTTGCAAGAAGCGGCTTCACGGACTCGACATTTTCATGTACAG GGGAGAGAAAGCATTCTGCAGCGCGGAGTGTCGGTGCAAGCAAATTTCAATGGATGAAAGGAAGGAGAGATGTGGTTCGGGGGGGATGAAGCAACTGGAGTGCTCGGTCTCACCCTGCTCCAGCCCCATGCAGTTCTTCGCGGGGCTGGCTGCAGCATAG
- the LOC127806102 gene encoding DExH-box ATP-dependent RNA helicase DExH10 translates to MEESPLGKRKAPENSLEVSETPKEEYESKKRNLARTCLHEVAAPGGYTSSKDGSIHGTLNDPVYNGKMAKTYPFTLDPFQQVSVACLERNESVLVSAHTSAGKTAVAEYAIAMAFRDKQRVIYTSPLKALSNQKYRELTQEFSDVGLMTGDVTLSPNASCLVMTTEILRGMLYRGSEVLKEVAWVIFDEIHYMKDRERGVVWEESIIFLPPAIKMVFLSATMSNATEFAEWICNLHKQPCHVVYTDFRPTPLQHYVFPMGGAGLYLVVDENEQFREESFMKLQDTFAKQKLGGGNKSANAKGSGRSARSGNASGGSDIYKIVKMIMERKFQPVIIFSFSRRECEQHAMSMAKLDFNTQEEKDVVEQVFQNAILCLSEEDRNLPAIELILPLLKRGVAVHHSGLLPIIKELVELLFQEGLVKALFATETFAMGLNMPAKTVVFTSVKKWDGDSHRYIGSGEYIQMSGRAGRRGKDERGICIIMIDEQMEMNTLKDMVLGRPAPLVSTFRLSYYSILNLMSRAEGQFTAEHVIKNSFHQFQYEKALPDIGKKVSNLEEEAALLDSSGEAEVAEYHKLKLDMVQLEQKMMAEITRPERVLYFLLPGRLVKVREGGTDWGWGVVVNVVKKPPAPLGSLPAALSSSRGTSYIVDTLLHCSLGSSENGSRPKPCPPRPGEKGEMHVVPVQLSLISALSKLRISIPSDLRPLEARQSILLAVQELEKRFPQGLPKLNPVKDMGIEEPEFVELVNQIEELEKKLFRHPLYKSQDETQIRSFQRKAEVNHEIQQLKTKMRDSQLQKFRDELKNRSRVLKRLGHIDADGVVQLKGRAACLIDTGDELLVTELMFNGTFNDLDQHQIAALGSCFIPGDKSSEQIQLRAELAKPLQQLQDSARRIAEIQRECKLEVNVDEYVEAAVRPYLMDVIYCWSKGASFAEVIQMTDIFEGSVIRLARRLDEFLNQLRAAAHAVGELDLEKKFAAASESLRRGIMFANSLYL, encoded by the exons ATGGAGGAATCGCCTCTTGGAAAACGGAAGGCGCCTGAAAATAGTTTGGAGGTCTCGGAAACGCCCAAGGAAGAGTATGAATCCAAAAAGCGGAACTTGGCACGAACATGCCTACACGAGGTTGCTGCTCCAGGTGGATACACATCATCCAAAGATGGGTCCATTCACGGCACACTCAATGATCCTGTTTACAATGGGAAGATGGCAAAAACCTATCCTTTTACTCTTGACCCATTCCAACAAGTGTCAGTTGCATGTTTGGAACGCAATGAGTCGGTTTTGGTTTCTGCACATACTTCAGCTGGGAAAACTGCTGTTGCTGAGTATGCCATTGCAATGGCCTTTAGAGATAAGCAAAGGGTTATATACACTTCACCACTGAAAGCTCTAAGCAACCAGAAGTATAGAGAACTAACCCAGGAGTTCTCTGATGTTGGGTTGATGACAGGTGATGTTACACTGTCACCGAATGCCAGTTGTTTAGTTATGACAACAGAGATTCTCAGGGGAATGCTTTACAGGGGTTCTGAAGTGTTAAAAGAGGTTGCCTGGGTTATATTTGATGAAATACATTATATGAAGGATCGGGAAAGAGGGGTTGTTTGGGAAGAGAGTATTATATTCTTGCCGCCAGCTATTAAGATGGTCTTCCTTTCAGCAACAATGTCCAATGCTACTGAGTTTGCTGAGTGGATATGTAATTTGCACAAACAGCCATGTCATGTTGTATATACTGATTTTCGACCAACACCTTTGCAGCACTATGTGTTCCCTATGGGTGGGGCAGGATTGTATCTTGTTGTGGATGAGAATGAGCAGTTTAGGGAGGAAAGTTTTATGAAACTGCAGGATACCTTTGCAAAACAGAAGCTGGGTGGTGGTAACAAGAGTGCAAATGCTAAAGGGAGTGGCAGAAGTGCTAGGAGTGGGAACGCCTCAGGTGGTTCTGACATATACAAGATTGTCAAG ATGATCATGGAAAGGAAATTTCAACCAGTTATAATTTTCAGCTTTAGTAGAAGAGAATGCGAACAACATGCGATGTCTATGGCAAAGCTCGATTTTAATACCCAAGAGGAGAAGGATGTTGTGGAGCAGGTTTTCCAAAATGCCATACTCTGCTTAAGTGAAGAAGATAGAAACTTACCTGCTATTGAGCTGATACTGCCACTGCTTAAAAGAGGCGTTGCTGTTCATCATTCAGGACTTCTGCCTATTATTAAGGAGTTGGTTGAACTTCTCTTCCAAGAAGGCCTTGTAAAAGCCCTTTTTGCAACAGAGACA TTTGCTATGGGTTTGAACATGCCCGCAAAAACTGTTGTTTTTACCAGTGTAAAGAAATGGGATGGAGACAGTCATCGTTATATCGGATCTGGTGAGTATATCCAG ATGAGTGGAAGAGCTGGACGTCGTGGCAAAGATGAGCGAGGTATCTGTATTATTATGATTGATGAACAG ATGGAGATGAATACCCTCAAGGACATGGTCTTGGGTAGACCAGCGCCATTGGTCAGTACTTTTAGACTGAGCTATTATTCAATTTTGAACTTAATGAGCCGCGCTGAAGGACAGTTTACTGCTGAGCATGTTATCAAGAATTCATTTCATCAGTTTCAGTATGAGAAG GCTTTACCTGATATAGGGAAAAAAGTTTCAAACCTTGAAGAGGAAGCTGCCTTGCTTGATTCCTCAGGAGAG GCTGAGGTTGCTGAATATCATAAGTTAAAGCTTGATATGGTCCAGCTTGAGCAGAAGATGATGGCAGAGATAACTAGGCCTGAAAgagttctttattttcttctccctGGTAGGCTG GTTAAGGTGAGGGAAGGTGGCACAGACTGGGGTTGGGGAGTCGTTGTTAACGTTGTTAAAAAGCCCCCAGCACCACTAGGCAGTTTGCCTGCTGCACTATCTTCTTCACGTGGTACTAGCTATATTGTGGATACTTTACTTCATTGCTCTCTTGGTTCAAGTGAAAACGGTTCTCGACCAAAACCATGCCCACCCCGTCCTGGAGAAAAGGGTGAGATGCATGTG GTTCCTGTTCAGTTGTCTCTAATTTCTGCTCTTAGCAAACTCCGAATATCAATTCCTTCTGATCTTCGGCCATTAGAAGCCAGGCAAAGTATACTTCTTGCCGTACAGGAGCTTGAAAAACGTTTCCCTCAAGGCCTTCCTAAGCTTAATCCTGTGAAG GATATGGGCATTGAAGAGCCAGAATTTGTTGAGTTGGTCAATCAAATTGAAGAACTGGAGAAAAAATTATTTCGGCACCCACTTTacaag TCCCAAGATGAAACTCAGATTAGAAGTTTTCAGAGGAAAGCAGAAGTGAATCATGAAATTCaacaactaaaaacaaaaatgcgAGATTCTCAG CTTCAAAAGTTCCGTGATGAACTTAAGAATCGTTCACGGGTTCTTAAAAGGCTTGGCCATATAGATGCTGATGGTGTTGTCCAGCTAAAGGGACGGGCAGCCTGCTTGATAGATACAGGAGATGAACTCCTTGTTACAGAATTGATGTTCaatg GTACCTTCAATGATCTTGATCAGCATCAGATAGCAGCTCTTGGAAGTTGCTTCATTCCAGGAGATAAATCGAGCGAACAAATACAGTTAAGAGCAGAGCTTGCTAAACCATTGCAACAGCTGCAAGATAGTGCAAGAAGAATAGCAGAA ATTCAACGTGAATGCAAATTGGAAGTAAACGTGGATGAATATGTGGAGGCAGCTGTTAGACCATACTTGATGGATGTCATTTACTGTTGGTCGAAG GGAGCATCTTTTGCAGAGGTTATACAAATGACTGATATCTTTGAGGGCAGTGTAATACGACTTGCTAGAAGGCTTGATGAATTTTTGAACCAG CTGCGAGCTGCTGCTCATGCCGTGGGGGAACTTGATTTAGAGAAGAAGTTTGCAGCAGCCAGCGAAAGCCTTCGCCGCGGTATTATGTTTGCTAATTCCTTATATTTGTAA